A single region of the Streptomyces virginiae genome encodes:
- a CDS encoding hydrogenase maturation protease, which yields MSDRVLIAGIGNVFLGDDGFGVETVRALAEHPLPDGVEVVDFGVRGVHLAYQLLDGYDTLLLVDATARGGEPGTLYLIEADGGASTGPTGAEAPPPPALDGHQMSPDAVLALLDTLCAGTGATPPRRTLVLGCEPAAVEEGIGLSAPVAAAVPEAVRTALDLVHGRLHDETDRPRTEPTGLAAN from the coding sequence GTGAGCGACCGGGTCCTGATCGCGGGCATCGGCAACGTCTTCCTCGGCGACGACGGCTTCGGCGTCGAGACCGTACGGGCGCTGGCCGAGCACCCGCTGCCCGACGGGGTCGAGGTGGTGGACTTCGGCGTGCGCGGCGTCCACCTCGCCTACCAGCTCCTCGACGGCTACGACACGCTCCTGCTGGTCGACGCCACCGCACGCGGCGGCGAGCCGGGCACGCTCTACCTCATCGAGGCGGACGGCGGCGCGAGCACCGGCCCGACCGGCGCCGAGGCACCGCCGCCGCCCGCCCTCGACGGCCACCAGATGTCCCCCGACGCCGTCCTCGCCCTGCTGGACACCCTGTGCGCCGGGACCGGCGCCACCCCGCCCCGGCGCACCCTCGTCCTCGGCTGCGAACCGGCCGCTGTCGAGGAGGGCATCGGACTGAGCGCACCCGTGGCCGCCGCCGTACCGGAGGCCGTACGCACGGCCTTGGACCTGGTCCACGGCCGGCTCCACGACGAAACCGACCGGCCGCGGACGGAACCGACCGGCCTCGCCGCGAACTGA
- a CDS encoding DUF6084 family protein: MTEFAFTCTGVRADPYAAGPTLVFRLRITAAGGAPVHAIALRCQIRIEPARRGYGPAEAEGLADLFGERSRWGNTLQPVQFAQVSVMVPSFTDETETDLVVPCTYDMDIAATRYFEALTEGEVPLLMLFSGTAFTGDAGFRVEPVPWDREAAYRMPVAVWREMVEQHFPGCGWLRLPRDTMDELLAFRSRHALASWEATVRALLDAADPPRPQDPSGPVRLGAILPRLTERAAP; encoded by the coding sequence ATGACGGAATTCGCCTTCACCTGCACCGGGGTACGCGCCGACCCGTACGCCGCCGGCCCCACCCTCGTCTTCCGGCTGCGGATCACCGCGGCCGGCGGCGCCCCGGTGCACGCCATCGCCCTGCGCTGCCAGATCCGCATCGAACCCGCCCGGCGCGGCTACGGCCCCGCCGAGGCGGAAGGGCTCGCGGACCTCTTCGGCGAGCGCTCCCGCTGGGGCAACACCCTCCAGCCCGTGCAGTTCGCCCAGGTCTCCGTCATGGTCCCGAGCTTCACCGACGAGACCGAGACCGACCTGGTCGTGCCCTGCACCTACGACATGGACATCGCCGCCACCCGGTACTTCGAAGCCCTGACGGAGGGCGAGGTACCGCTGCTGATGCTGTTCTCCGGCACCGCCTTCACCGGCGACGCCGGCTTCCGCGTCGAACCGGTGCCCTGGGACCGCGAAGCCGCGTACCGGATGCCCGTGGCCGTGTGGCGCGAGATGGTCGAACAGCATTTCCCCGGCTGCGGCTGGCTCCGGCTGCCCCGCGACACCATGGACGAGCTGCTCGCCTTCCGCTCCCGCCATGCCCTCGCCTCCTGGGAGGCGACCGTACGGGCCCTGCTGGACGCCGCCGACCCGCCCCGGCCGCAGGACCCCTCGGGTCCCGTCCGGCTGGGCGCGATCCTGCCGCGCCTCACCGAGAGGGCGGCCCCGTGA
- a CDS encoding DUF5947 family protein, with amino-acid sequence MSGPGLLHDGPRAPRGLRRFAGPRPPRPETCELCGVAVPPDHRHLVQTEQRALICACTACALLFDRPGAGTGRLRAVPDRYLTDPDHRLDDGAWELLQIPVGVAFFLRNAALDRLVALYPSPAGATESELDPETWQSALGSGRLSTLLEPDVEALLLRRSEGRTDCYLVPIDICYELVGRMRLLWQGFDGGAEARAALKTFFEQVERRAKPLPPAVDEDGIR; translated from the coding sequence GTGAGCGGCCCCGGGCTCCTGCACGACGGCCCGCGCGCCCCGCGCGGGCTGCGCCGGTTCGCGGGCCCGCGCCCGCCCCGGCCCGAGACCTGCGAACTGTGCGGGGTCGCCGTGCCCCCGGACCACCGCCACCTGGTGCAGACCGAACAGCGCGCGCTGATCTGCGCCTGCACCGCCTGCGCCCTGCTGTTCGACCGGCCGGGCGCGGGCACCGGCCGGCTGCGGGCCGTACCGGACCGCTACCTCACCGACCCCGACCACCGGCTCGACGACGGCGCGTGGGAACTCCTCCAGATCCCGGTCGGCGTCGCGTTCTTCCTCCGCAACGCCGCCCTCGACCGGCTGGTCGCCCTCTACCCGAGCCCGGCCGGCGCCACCGAGAGCGAACTCGACCCCGAGACCTGGCAGTCCGCACTCGGCAGCGGCCGACTGTCCACGCTCCTCGAACCCGACGTCGAGGCGCTGCTGCTACGGCGGTCGGAAGGCCGCACCGACTGCTACCTGGTGCCGATCGACATCTGCTACGAGCTGGTGGGGCGGATGCGGCTGCTGTGGCAGGGCTTCGACGGCGGGGCGGAGGCCCGGGCCGCGCTGAAGACCTTCTTCGAACAGGTGGAACGACGGGCCAAGCCCCTGCCCCCGGCGGTGGACGAGGACGGGATCCGATGA
- a CDS encoding DUF6893 family small protein yields the protein MKKAFIGGAAIAALTAVLLQVLPDIRRYLRMRRM from the coding sequence ATGAAGAAGGCCTTCATCGGCGGGGCCGCGATCGCCGCCCTCACCGCCGTCCTGCTGCAGGTCCTCCCCGACATCCGCCGCTACCTGCGCATGCGCCGAATGTGA
- the hypF gene encoding carbamoyltransferase HypF, with amino-acid sequence MEAVQRRRITVRGVVQGVGFRPYVYTRATGLGLAGHVTNTPEGVVAEVEGAPAAVVRFCERLAADAPPLAVVDAVDHWEVPVAGGTGFTIIASRTGGPARTLVSPDVATCADCLTELADPADRRHRHPFITCTHCGPRFTIVTGLPYDRAHTTMAPFPMCPDCAREYGDPTDRRFHAQPVACPACGPRLRLLTGRPPRERAVADPVAGARRLLVAGAILAVKGLGGYHLACDATDAGAVAELRRRKARGDKPFALMARDLADVERFAHIGPEERALLTGGVRPVVLLRRRAGTHGPEGVAPGCPDLGVMLPYTPVHHLLLGLPGDPPGPRLLVMTSGNLSGEPIVTDDEEALERLADLADGWLTHDRPIHVPCDDSVVRVCDGEPLTVRRSRGYAPLPLTLPVPVPASLAAGGDLKNTFCLGEGRQAWLSAHIGDMDDLATRYALEGAERQLESITGVAPVLLAADRHPGYRSTRWAERAAGARPLVRVQHHHAHIASTLAEHGLDGGRPVIGVAFDGTGYGDDGAVWGGEVLLADYAGFTRFAHLAYVPLPGGDAAVHRPYRMALSHLRAAGIDRSPDLPCVAACPPGEIQLLERQLERGLNCVPTSSMGRLFDAVSSLAGICHLAGYEAQAAIELEGAALGAPEADPGPGYAFGLREAPDPDGGPVTADPAPVLAAVVADVRTGTDPALIAARFHNSVAALVATLCAHARERHGLDTVALTGGVFANTLLSTECARRLRAAGFTVLRHGRIPPNDGGLSLGQLMVAAAQHMP; translated from the coding sequence ATGGAGGCGGTGCAGCGGCGCCGGATCACCGTCCGGGGTGTGGTCCAGGGCGTCGGCTTCCGGCCCTACGTCTACACCCGCGCGACCGGGCTGGGCCTGGCCGGGCACGTGACCAACACCCCCGAGGGCGTCGTCGCGGAGGTCGAGGGCGCCCCGGCGGCGGTGGTGCGGTTCTGCGAACGGCTCGCCGCGGACGCGCCCCCACTGGCCGTCGTCGACGCCGTCGACCACTGGGAGGTGCCCGTCGCGGGCGGCACCGGATTCACCATCATCGCCTCCCGGACCGGCGGCCCCGCCCGCACACTCGTCTCCCCGGACGTCGCCACCTGCGCCGACTGCCTCACCGAACTGGCCGACCCGGCCGACCGGCGCCATCGGCACCCCTTCATCACCTGCACCCACTGCGGGCCGCGCTTCACCATCGTCACCGGGCTGCCGTACGACCGCGCCCACACCACCATGGCCCCCTTCCCCATGTGCCCCGACTGCGCCCGCGAGTACGGGGACCCGACCGACCGCCGTTTCCACGCCCAGCCCGTCGCCTGCCCGGCCTGCGGCCCCCGCCTCAGGCTGCTCACCGGCCGTCCGCCCCGCGAGCGCGCCGTCGCCGACCCGGTGGCCGGGGCCCGGCGCCTCCTGGTGGCCGGGGCGATCCTCGCCGTCAAGGGCTTGGGCGGCTACCACCTGGCCTGCGACGCCACCGACGCGGGCGCGGTGGCCGAGCTGCGCCGGCGCAAGGCGCGCGGGGACAAACCCTTCGCCCTGATGGCCCGGGACCTCGCCGACGTCGAGCGGTTCGCGCACATCGGCCCCGAGGAACGGGCCCTGCTCACCGGCGGCGTACGGCCCGTCGTGCTGCTCCGCCGCCGCGCCGGTACCCACGGCCCGGAGGGCGTCGCCCCCGGCTGTCCCGACCTCGGCGTGATGCTCCCGTACACCCCCGTCCACCACCTGCTGCTCGGGCTGCCCGGGGATCCCCCCGGTCCCCGGCTGCTGGTCATGACCAGCGGGAACCTCTCCGGGGAGCCGATCGTCACCGACGACGAGGAGGCCCTGGAGCGGCTCGCCGACCTCGCCGACGGCTGGCTCACCCACGACCGCCCCATCCACGTGCCGTGCGACGACTCCGTGGTGCGGGTGTGCGACGGCGAGCCGCTGACCGTACGGCGCTCGCGCGGGTACGCCCCGCTGCCGCTGACCCTGCCGGTGCCCGTCCCCGCGAGCCTCGCCGCGGGCGGGGACCTGAAGAACACCTTCTGCCTCGGCGAAGGGCGCCAGGCCTGGCTGTCCGCCCACATCGGCGACATGGACGACCTCGCCACCCGGTACGCCCTCGAAGGCGCCGAGCGGCAGCTGGAGTCCATCACCGGTGTCGCTCCGGTGCTCCTCGCCGCCGACCGGCACCCCGGCTACCGCTCGACCCGGTGGGCGGAGCGCGCCGCGGGCGCCCGGCCGCTCGTCCGCGTCCAGCACCACCACGCCCATATCGCCTCCACCCTCGCGGAGCACGGTCTGGACGGGGGCCGCCCGGTCATCGGGGTCGCCTTCGACGGCACCGGCTACGGGGACGACGGAGCCGTCTGGGGCGGCGAGGTCCTCCTCGCCGACTACGCCGGGTTCACCCGGTTCGCCCACCTCGCCTACGTCCCGCTGCCTGGCGGCGACGCGGCCGTGCACCGCCCGTACCGGATGGCACTGTCCCACCTACGGGCCGCGGGCATCGACCGGAGCCCGGACCTGCCCTGCGTGGCCGCCTGCCCGCCGGGGGAGATCCAGCTGCTGGAGCGGCAGTTGGAACGCGGGCTGAACTGCGTCCCGACCTCCAGCATGGGCCGCCTCTTCGACGCCGTCTCCTCCCTGGCCGGCATCTGCCACCTGGCCGGCTACGAGGCGCAGGCCGCGATCGAGCTGGAGGGCGCCGCCCTGGGTGCGCCCGAAGCCGACCCCGGACCCGGCTACGCCTTCGGCCTCCGCGAGGCGCCCGACCCCGACGGCGGGCCGGTCACCGCCGATCCGGCGCCCGTGCTCGCCGCCGTGGTGGCCGACGTACGCACCGGCACGGACCCGGCACTGATCGCCGCCCGGTTCCACAACTCCGTCGCCGCCCTCGTCGCCACGCTCTGCGCACACGCGCGCGAGCGGCACGGCCTGGACACCGTCGCCCTGACCGGCGGGGTCTTCGCCAACACCCTGCTCTCGACGGAATGCGCCCGCCGACTGCGCGCGGCCGGCTTCACCGTCCTGCGGCACGGCCGGATCCCCCCGAACGACGGCGGGCTGTCCCTCGGCCAGCTCATGGTGGCCGCCGCACAGCACATGCCCTGA
- a CDS encoding hydrogenase maturation nickel metallochaperone HypA/HybF, translating into MHEMSIAMAVVGQVEEAARAGRAQAVTSVRLRVGELAGVVPDALAFCFELACAGTVLEGAELVTESVQARARCGSCPDTWAVGMPPELCCPGCGRATEVELLSGRELEILSVRWEDGPAGARTREPIPEEA; encoded by the coding sequence ATGCACGAGATGTCGATCGCCATGGCCGTCGTGGGCCAGGTGGAAGAGGCGGCCCGGGCGGGCCGCGCACAGGCCGTCACCTCCGTACGGCTGCGGGTGGGTGAGCTGGCGGGCGTGGTCCCCGACGCGCTGGCCTTCTGTTTCGAACTGGCCTGCGCCGGAACGGTCCTCGAAGGCGCCGAACTCGTCACGGAGTCCGTGCAGGCCCGCGCCCGTTGCGGCTCCTGCCCCGACACCTGGGCGGTGGGCATGCCCCCCGAGCTGTGCTGTCCCGGATGTGGCAGGGCCACCGAGGTGGAACTGCTGTCGGGCCGTGAGCTGGAGATCCTCAGCGTGCGCTGGGAAGACGGCCCCGCCGGTGCCCGTACCCGCGAACCGATTCCCGAGGAGGCCTGA
- a CDS encoding HypC/HybG/HupF family hydrogenase formation chaperone — protein MCLAVPGRVLDIGEKDGTRMATVDFGGVQKEVCLEYLPDLQVGEYAIVHVGFALQRLDEESAKQTLELFAQLGMLQEEFGDPWEQAAAVGGDPWPFTDDPDLEPGPASEPAPALAAPQEEGRP, from the coding sequence ATGTGCCTGGCGGTGCCCGGCAGAGTGCTCGACATCGGGGAGAAGGACGGCACCCGCATGGCCACCGTCGACTTCGGCGGTGTGCAGAAGGAGGTGTGCCTGGAGTACCTGCCCGACCTCCAGGTGGGCGAGTACGCCATCGTCCACGTGGGCTTCGCCCTCCAGCGCCTCGACGAGGAGTCGGCCAAGCAGACCCTCGAACTCTTCGCGCAGCTCGGCATGCTCCAGGAGGAGTTCGGAGACCCGTGGGAGCAGGCCGCCGCGGTCGGCGGCGACCCCTGGCCCTTCACCGACGACCCCGACCTCGAACCCGGGCCCGCGTCCGAGCCGGCGCCCGCCCTCGCCGCACCGCAGGAGGAAGGCCGACCGTGA
- the hypB gene encoding hydrogenase nickel incorporation protein HypB, producing the protein MCRVVDLRQAVLAKNDVAAQVLRTELTARGTTVVNLLSSPGSGKTALLERELLLARERGVAVAALTADLATENDAVRLARSGVPVKQVLTDGLCHLEAAMLGRHLDGWLPEDTRLLFVENVGNLVCPAGYDLGESLRVVLASVTEGEDKPLKYPTAFGLAQLVVVTKTDIARAVEFDEAAFRANVEQVNPGVEVVLTSARAGDGLGVLLDRALAAGSGAGTHTPVMARQQHGHGHGHEHDHDHERDHDHGHDEGGHDHEHEHPHVHTVAQTR; encoded by the coding sequence ATGTGCCGAGTGGTCGATCTACGGCAGGCGGTACTCGCCAAGAACGACGTCGCCGCCCAGGTCCTGCGCACCGAACTCACCGCCCGTGGAACGACGGTGGTCAATCTGCTCTCCAGCCCCGGCAGCGGCAAGACGGCGCTGCTGGAGCGCGAACTGCTTCTCGCGCGGGAGCGGGGCGTGGCCGTGGCCGCGCTGACGGCCGACCTGGCCACCGAGAACGACGCGGTACGACTGGCCCGTTCGGGCGTACCGGTCAAGCAGGTCCTCACCGACGGGCTGTGCCACCTGGAGGCCGCGATGCTCGGCCGGCACCTGGACGGCTGGCTGCCCGAGGACACCCGGCTGCTCTTCGTGGAGAACGTGGGCAACCTGGTCTGTCCGGCCGGATACGACCTGGGGGAATCGTTGCGGGTGGTGCTCGCCTCGGTGACCGAGGGCGAGGACAAGCCGCTGAAGTACCCGACCGCCTTCGGGCTGGCCCAGCTGGTGGTGGTCACCAAGACCGACATCGCGCGGGCCGTCGAGTTCGACGAGGCCGCCTTCCGCGCCAACGTCGAGCAGGTCAATCCCGGTGTGGAGGTGGTGCTCACCTCGGCGCGCGCGGGCGACGGCCTGGGTGTCCTGCTCGACCGGGCCCTGGCGGCCGGATCGGGCGCGGGGACGCACACACCGGTGATGGCCCGTCAGCAGCACGGCCACGGCCACGGCCACGAGCATGACCATGACCATGAGCGTGACCACGACCACGGTCACGACGAGGGCGGCCACGATCACGAGCACGAGCACCCGCACGTCCACACGGTCGCGCAGACCCGCTGA